Proteins co-encoded in one Prosthecobacter debontii genomic window:
- a CDS encoding glycosyltransferase: protein MSTLTAKLPPSPRRRQRRRIAMISTHGYVAASPPLGAPDTGGQVVFVIELSKQLARLGYKVDIWTRRFDKQPESEVVDENVNILRVPCGGKDFIPKEQLYRNIPEWVENALRLIKKQGLAYYFINSHYWDAGLAGQSLANALNIPHLHTPHSLGSWKKRQMEDAAPEDKQKLEAQFNFSARVHHEQRLFQECDMVIATTPPQSDFIAADYGVPTGKIRMIPPGYDDNRFFPVSEASRQGMRTEFGYHGPVIASIGRLARNKGFDLLIKAFAIVAERLPEAKLRLAVSMQSSDPGDSRMLEELHELVREHHLETKVIISDSLPDEQMADYYRAADVFALSSRYEPFGMTAIEALACGTPTVVTTRGGLYRALDFGVHALYTDTEDIQEFGISLLQALKYQRLRSRLSHQGSMRVRALFAWSGIAQQLLRAVEDRLHTDVAAPETADWSSTMWRQNVEI from the coding sequence ATGAGCACCCTCACAGCAAAACTCCCCCCCTCTCCACGCCGTCGGCAGCGCCGCCGGATCGCCATGATCTCCACCCACGGTTACGTGGCAGCCTCCCCTCCTCTGGGCGCTCCAGACACCGGAGGCCAGGTGGTTTTCGTGATCGAACTGTCCAAACAATTGGCTAGGCTCGGTTACAAGGTGGATATTTGGACCCGGCGATTCGATAAGCAGCCGGAATCCGAGGTGGTGGATGAGAATGTGAACATCCTGCGCGTGCCATGTGGCGGAAAGGATTTCATCCCCAAGGAACAGCTCTACCGAAATATCCCAGAGTGGGTGGAGAACGCCCTGCGCCTGATCAAGAAGCAGGGCCTTGCTTACTATTTCATCAATAGCCATTACTGGGATGCGGGCCTAGCAGGTCAATCCCTGGCCAATGCCCTGAACATTCCTCATCTGCACACACCACATTCTTTAGGCTCCTGGAAAAAGCGTCAGATGGAAGATGCCGCTCCTGAAGACAAACAGAAATTGGAGGCCCAATTCAATTTTAGCGCACGGGTGCATCATGAGCAGAGGCTCTTTCAGGAATGTGACATGGTGATCGCTACGACACCGCCGCAATCCGACTTCATCGCAGCCGATTACGGAGTGCCGACGGGTAAAATCCGCATGATCCCTCCCGGCTATGATGACAATCGCTTCTTCCCTGTCAGCGAGGCCTCGCGGCAAGGTATGCGGACTGAGTTTGGCTATCATGGTCCGGTGATCGCATCCATTGGTAGGCTGGCGCGCAACAAGGGTTTTGACCTGCTAATCAAAGCCTTTGCCATCGTCGCTGAGCGCCTCCCCGAAGCCAAATTACGTCTAGCGGTGAGCATGCAGTCATCAGACCCGGGTGACTCACGTATGCTGGAGGAACTGCATGAACTGGTGCGTGAGCATCACTTGGAAACCAAGGTCATTATCTCCGACTCGCTTCCTGACGAGCAAATGGCCGATTATTACCGTGCGGCGGATGTTTTTGCTTTGTCCAGCCGCTATGAGCCCTTCGGCATGACCGCCATTGAGGCACTGGCTTGCGGCACCCCCACAGTCGTTACCACCCGAGGTGGACTGTATCGTGCTCTCGATTTCGGTGTGCATGCTCTCTACACGGATACGGAAGACATTCAGGAGTTTGGCATCAGCCTCCTACAGGCATTGAAGTATCAGCGATTGCGCTCACGCCTGTCACATCAAGGCAGCATGCGAGTCCGTGCCCTCTTTGCCTGGAGCGGCATCGCCCAGCAGCTGCTGAGAGCGGTGGAGGACCGGCTGCACACGGATGTTGCTGCCCCGGAAACAGCAGACTGGAGCAGCACGATGTGGCGACAGAACGTGGAGATTTAA
- a CDS encoding HAD-IIB family hydrolase, with protein MTSTIKLFCADLDGTLLGKPDSTLLFKQIWETIPEATRPVLVYNTGRLLQDALRTIQRSDLPLPQYLICGVGTTIYDMQKRSVMREFAEIMSENWDRERAEQVVLGITNAVRQPGQFQNAFKSSWYLHQAPVEQITLLEKNLVDAGLEVVVVYSSSRDLDILPKYANKGNALEWLLRHLALAGHEALVAGDSGNDSAMFQIPGVRGIVVENAQPELVEATLGQECFRAQRICADGVLEGLFHYGVIPNVCSLEATHEPRHRHFEPEIRQLLNEASPEALTPEDRAYLQTAYQKAIAALKKNITPMGFSACSLDDNETRGTDANYRSVWARDGAITIIASLSLDDPDIRNCQRQTLRTLLSQASPHGQIPANVRIADGAPDYSGVGGICSIDGGLWVIIAAYEYYRVTRETSFIREHLPILQRAMDWLTAHDSNYDALLEIPEAGDWTDLFGRSYNVLVDQIIWYRANIAFGRLLESLGQSKRAGEYLRWSQSIKMAILQRFWPTTALSPNSTRTFADMQFSLGDTAYLLAQVTPFDFNWRCDVYGNILAFLFNVLDVERARHAFRFMWGVGVNEPFPVTNLYPVVAPGDPDWKPYYAVNLLNLPNHYHNGGIWPFIGAKWVQFIVRLGMRPLALQELLKLARLNQRGVQGEWEFNEWAHARTGNPMGKAYQAWSAAEFILACHEAGLDEN; from the coding sequence ATGACTTCGACCATCAAGCTTTTTTGTGCCGATCTCGATGGCACTCTTCTCGGCAAGCCGGATTCCACCCTGCTTTTCAAACAGATTTGGGAGACCATTCCCGAAGCCACCCGACCGGTTTTGGTTTACAATACCGGGCGTCTGCTTCAGGACGCTCTGCGCACCATTCAGCGCTCTGACCTCCCGCTCCCTCAATATCTCATCTGCGGTGTCGGCACCACCATTTACGATATGCAGAAGCGTAGCGTGATGCGGGAGTTTGCCGAAATCATGAGCGAGAACTGGGACCGCGAGCGGGCAGAGCAGGTTGTGCTCGGCATCACCAACGCCGTGCGCCAACCCGGCCAGTTTCAAAATGCCTTCAAGTCCAGCTGGTATCTTCATCAGGCTCCCGTAGAGCAGATCACCCTCCTGGAGAAAAATCTGGTGGATGCCGGTCTGGAAGTCGTCGTCGTTTACTCCAGCAGTCGTGACTTGGATATCCTGCCCAAATACGCCAACAAGGGCAATGCTCTGGAATGGCTGCTGAGGCATCTAGCACTGGCAGGCCATGAGGCCCTCGTCGCCGGTGACTCGGGAAATGACAGTGCCATGTTTCAGATTCCCGGTGTGCGAGGCATCGTGGTCGAAAATGCCCAACCCGAGTTGGTGGAGGCAACGCTCGGCCAGGAATGCTTCCGTGCCCAACGCATCTGTGCCGATGGAGTGCTGGAAGGCCTGTTCCATTATGGCGTCATTCCGAATGTCTGCTCGCTCGAAGCGACCCATGAACCCCGGCATCGACACTTCGAGCCAGAGATCCGCCAACTGCTCAATGAAGCATCTCCGGAGGCACTGACGCCGGAAGATCGTGCCTATCTTCAGACCGCCTACCAGAAAGCCATCGCCGCGCTGAAGAAGAATATTACGCCCATGGGTTTCTCGGCCTGTTCGCTGGATGACAACGAGACTCGCGGCACGGATGCCAACTATCGCAGCGTCTGGGCCCGCGATGGGGCCATCACCATCATCGCCTCATTGAGCCTTGATGATCCTGACATCCGTAACTGCCAGCGGCAGACTCTGCGCACGCTTCTTTCTCAAGCCTCCCCGCACGGTCAAATCCCCGCCAACGTGCGAATCGCCGACGGTGCGCCGGACTACTCAGGCGTCGGCGGCATCTGCTCCATCGATGGCGGGTTATGGGTCATCATCGCGGCTTATGAATACTATCGCGTCACCCGTGAGACCTCCTTCATCCGCGAGCACTTGCCCATCCTGCAGCGTGCCATGGACTGGCTGACCGCCCATGATTCAAACTACGATGCCCTTCTCGAGATCCCCGAAGCAGGTGATTGGACCGATCTGTTTGGACGGTCTTACAACGTCTTGGTGGATCAGATCATCTGGTATCGCGCCAACATCGCCTTTGGCCGCCTGCTAGAGTCCTTGGGGCAAAGCAAACGCGCTGGGGAATACCTGCGCTGGTCACAGAGCATCAAGATGGCCATCCTCCAGAGATTCTGGCCGACTACTGCCCTGAGCCCCAATAGCACGCGCACCTTTGCCGACATGCAGTTTAGCCTGGGAGACACCGCCTATCTGTTGGCCCAAGTTACCCCCTTCGACTTCAACTGGCGCTGCGATGTCTATGGCAACATCCTGGCCTTCCTATTCAACGTCCTCGATGTAGAACGTGCCCGCCATGCCTTCCGTTTCATGTGGGGGGTCGGGGTGAATGAACCGTTCCCAGTGACCAATCTCTATCCCGTGGTAGCGCCAGGCGATCCCGACTGGAAGCCCTACTACGCCGTCAATCTGCTGAATCTACCCAACCACTACCACAACGGGGGCATTTGGCCATTCATCGGGGCCAAGTGGGTGCAATTCATCGTCCGTCTTGGAATGCGCCCCCTGGCCCTGCAAGAACTCCTGAAACTGGCGCGCCTGAACCAGCGTGGCGTGCAAGGCGAGTGGGAGTTCAATGAATGGGCCCACGCACGCACTGGCAACCCCATGGGGAAAGCCTATCAGGCGTGGTCTGCCGCCGAGTTCATTCTGGCCTGTCATGAGGCCGGTCTGGATGAGAATTGA
- a CDS encoding N-acetylmuramoyl-L-alanine amidase family protein produces MNVFSPRSFLLKLILGAAFLLAPLVQAFDTVILDPGHGDFDRGAAIGYVYEKHLALDTARRVEQLLRKAGLKVIMTRSRDVFIPLQDRSAAGNRYGNAIFVSIHYNYNRGGSGSGVETFYHHSKGYTLAAYIQAYLVQRTHMSNRGVKHASFHVIRKTERNPAVLVECGFVSNPTERARMMTGEFRSKIAEGIAQGIVAYRKAK; encoded by the coding sequence ATGAATGTTTTTTCCCCCCGGTCCTTTCTTCTCAAGCTCATCCTGGGTGCGGCTTTCCTTCTGGCACCACTGGTTCAAGCCTTCGATACGGTGATTCTCGATCCGGGTCATGGTGATTTCGACCGCGGAGCCGCCATCGGTTATGTCTATGAAAAGCATTTGGCCTTGGATACAGCACGCCGGGTGGAGCAGCTTCTGAGAAAAGCTGGTCTGAAGGTCATCATGACTCGGAGCCGTGACGTCTTTATTCCGCTACAAGACCGCTCCGCAGCCGGGAATCGCTACGGCAATGCGATCTTCGTCAGCATTCATTACAATTATAACCGAGGAGGCAGTGGAAGTGGCGTGGAAACGTTCTACCACCATTCCAAAGGCTACACGCTGGCCGCTTATATCCAGGCCTATCTGGTGCAGCGCACCCACATGAGCAATCGGGGCGTCAAACACGCCAGTTTCCATGTCATCCGAAAAACTGAGCGCAATCCCGCAGTGCTGGTGGAATGTGGCTTCGTTAGCAATCCCACGGAACGAGCTCGCATGATGACTGGAGAATTTCGCTCTAAAATTGCCGAGGGCATCGCCCAGGGGATTGTCGCCTACCGCAAGGCCAAATAA
- a CDS encoding NAD(P)H-hydrate dehydratase, with product MLVTCRQMQEMESRAFASGLDAADLMEQAGQGIARVVHQFFPAAGTLILYLGSGNNAGDALVAARELQGDGWDVKIRASVPLDEMKPLPKKHWRSLGRAEVLESAPTAMSRTPIVLLDGLVGIGARGPLRPRLRELAAEMNSLRPRSGAQTVAIDIPSGLDGDAGIPEADCVMADITATIAVPKLGLLADSAIRHVGRLALVPLPSLVAFAEGESLDSSDLITPSQLRPWLPRRAFDMHKGQAGRVGIMAGSRGYFGAAQLACHAALRAGAGLVTLLVKPDAYDILAQRVPAEVMVKPVKDYREALDLRFDALAIGPGLGLTYQDEYLDVIQQSTVPMLLDADALTALASHPEILSKVQAPCLLTPHPGEMARLMPEGGVLSRADQAETWAQAHLQQTLLLKGSRTVIAHAGEHTRFNTTGHPGMATGGMGDVLTGVCAALLGQGLTTYHTAALGAWLCGRAAEIHALSQAQESTLPTDVIQCLGQAWQGIVTGEVF from the coding sequence ATGCTGGTGACTTGCCGCCAGATGCAGGAGATGGAGAGCCGAGCTTTTGCCTCTGGCCTTGATGCTGCTGACCTTATGGAGCAAGCCGGGCAGGGCATTGCCAGGGTTGTGCACCAGTTTTTTCCCGCGGCCGGCACTTTGATCCTCTATCTAGGCTCTGGCAACAATGCCGGTGACGCACTGGTGGCCGCGCGTGAATTGCAGGGCGATGGCTGGGACGTAAAGATCCGGGCCAGTGTCCCCCTGGATGAGATGAAGCCTTTGCCGAAGAAGCACTGGCGGAGCTTAGGGCGTGCCGAGGTCCTGGAATCTGCGCCCACGGCAATGAGCAGGACACCCATCGTGCTATTGGATGGTCTGGTAGGCATCGGAGCCCGAGGGCCTCTTCGCCCCAGACTGCGTGAACTGGCCGCCGAGATGAACTCGCTACGCCCACGATCAGGTGCACAAACCGTCGCGATAGACATCCCTTCGGGGCTCGATGGCGATGCAGGGATTCCTGAAGCGGACTGTGTTATGGCTGATATCACGGCCACGATCGCCGTGCCCAAGCTGGGTCTCTTGGCAGACTCAGCCATTCGGCATGTAGGGCGGCTCGCTCTGGTCCCTCTACCTTCGCTTGTGGCTTTTGCTGAAGGCGAATCTTTAGACAGCTCAGACCTGATTACGCCTTCACAATTGAGGCCCTGGCTGCCACGTCGGGCCTTTGATATGCATAAAGGCCAAGCGGGGCGCGTGGGCATCATGGCAGGTTCTCGAGGTTATTTCGGGGCGGCTCAACTTGCCTGCCACGCAGCACTCAGAGCAGGAGCCGGGCTGGTAACATTGCTGGTGAAACCTGATGCTTATGACATCCTCGCTCAACGTGTGCCTGCGGAAGTGATGGTCAAACCGGTGAAAGACTATCGGGAAGCACTGGACCTACGTTTTGATGCCCTAGCCATCGGCCCTGGGCTAGGCCTGACCTATCAGGACGAATATCTGGACGTGATTCAGCAGAGCACGGTGCCGATGCTGCTGGATGCGGATGCGCTGACAGCGTTGGCCTCTCATCCGGAGATTCTTTCCAAGGTCCAAGCGCCGTGCCTGTTAACCCCGCATCCAGGAGAAATGGCTCGGCTCATGCCTGAGGGCGGCGTTCTCAGCCGCGCTGACCAAGCCGAAACTTGGGCTCAAGCCCACCTTCAGCAAACCCTGCTTCTGAAAGGTTCTCGCACCGTCATCGCCCATGCCGGCGAACACACACGGTTCAACACCACAGGTCATCCAGGCATGGCCACGGGAGGTATGGGGGATGTGCTGACGGGTGTTTGCGCCGCCCTGCTGGGACAGGGCCTAACCACCTATCACACGGCAGCGCTGGGCGCTTGGTTGTGTGGTAGAGCGGCAGAGATTCATGCCCTTTCGCAGGCCCAGGAAAGCACCCTGCCCACCGATGTCATTCAATGCTTGGGTCAAGCTTGGCAGGGTATTGTGACAGGAGAGGTCTTTTAA
- a CDS encoding cytochrome C, with product MPIYEFYCPENHTVYQFLARSLAYRSKVPKCPDNPAFQMVKQVSRFAIVGNAQEATEGDPFAGLDDAKMDALMADMEVEMGVLDAENPDPKQLGHFMRKMTDIMGDKTPSELREMVKRLEAGEDPEKLEATFGDMAGAEGDVLFAQVKKIMSGNRQPVRNPTLYEMSEWT from the coding sequence ATGCCGATCTACGAGTTTTACTGCCCGGAAAACCACACGGTGTATCAGTTTTTGGCCCGCAGCTTAGCTTATCGCAGCAAGGTGCCCAAGTGTCCTGACAACCCGGCGTTTCAGATGGTGAAGCAAGTCTCTCGCTTCGCCATTGTCGGCAATGCCCAGGAGGCAACTGAGGGGGACCCCTTTGCAGGCCTAGATGATGCCAAGATGGATGCCCTGATGGCGGATATGGAGGTTGAAATGGGAGTGCTTGATGCCGAGAATCCCGATCCTAAGCAGCTTGGGCATTTCATGAGAAAAATGACGGATATCATGGGTGATAAAACACCTTCAGAACTCCGTGAAATGGTGAAGCGGCTCGAGGCGGGTGAAGACCCTGAAAAACTGGAGGCCACCTTCGGAGACATGGCTGGAGCCGAGGGGGATGTACTCTTTGCACAGGTGAAAAAGATCATGTCAGGCAATCGCCAGCCAGTCCGCAATCCCACGCTCTACGAAATGAGTGAATGGACATAA
- a CDS encoding tetratricopeptide repeat protein, which produces MSGGFYPLRVCLLGLMLPLCGGARQSMEQADLSFPPLSSPQAFQLQPGGERVAAALAHYSSALQFENTGKLREALDHYLAALAVDPANPDLAMHTAELAYSFRGRQEALVILQKAVEISPGIPEPYLNLARFCATYAPDDPFENDRARQTLETALQKFPQNAQVYGFAAVTYLTQGDRDAAMAILDKALGQTVSKADFWLTLGRAAQQVWPLGQTEMREEHAKRVNAFYAKALRSAPGVKNEAVQMEVAQYYLLSNQLEEARALCEKMVAQNGNLQARKLLYRLHDAFGDKDKALAELEAVVQTDPHDVEQLRLLASAYEARDQFDKASTYYEAAIQLGGGEGDDYLYLGELMLRAQLFEKVVQLSQRSIKLFPDQAMFHVQAALALRSLQQWDKAIQSFEKADSLASNSQGELINHRFYFQYGMTLERGGRHEDAGKIFEKSITLTPKDDVEAAANTMNYLGYMWLELDRHLEKAGELIRHANDLMPDNPAYVDSLGWWLYKTGQYPRALTELQRAVGLIKELQPEDAEIIEHIGQVYLKMHEPTKAREYFEKARDLQPADEKVRSRIEDGLKATE; this is translated from the coding sequence ATGTCTGGCGGTTTTTACCCGCTTCGAGTCTGCCTGCTCGGCCTAATGTTGCCCCTCTGTGGAGGTGCACGTCAGTCCATGGAGCAGGCGGATTTGTCTTTTCCACCCCTTTCAAGCCCGCAGGCGTTCCAGCTCCAGCCGGGAGGTGAGCGTGTGGCGGCGGCTCTGGCGCATTATTCCAGTGCGCTTCAGTTTGAAAATACCGGAAAGCTTCGGGAGGCCTTGGATCATTATCTGGCGGCCCTGGCTGTTGATCCAGCCAATCCTGATTTAGCCATGCATACGGCTGAGTTGGCGTATAGCTTCCGTGGACGCCAAGAGGCCTTGGTGATTCTACAAAAAGCCGTAGAAATCAGCCCGGGTATCCCGGAGCCCTATCTCAATCTGGCGCGTTTTTGTGCAACTTACGCCCCCGACGATCCTTTCGAGAATGATCGAGCTCGTCAGACCCTGGAAACAGCGCTGCAAAAGTTTCCCCAAAATGCTCAGGTTTACGGCTTTGCTGCCGTGACCTATCTCACGCAGGGCGACCGTGATGCCGCCATGGCCATTCTGGACAAGGCATTGGGTCAGACGGTCTCCAAGGCAGATTTTTGGCTCACTTTAGGGCGAGCGGCTCAGCAGGTTTGGCCTTTGGGGCAGACGGAGATGCGTGAAGAACACGCTAAGCGGGTCAATGCTTTCTATGCAAAGGCGCTGAGAAGTGCTCCAGGCGTAAAAAATGAAGCTGTTCAGATGGAGGTGGCTCAATACTACCTTCTGAGCAACCAACTGGAGGAAGCTAGAGCCCTGTGTGAAAAGATGGTGGCTCAAAACGGTAATCTCCAGGCCCGCAAGCTCCTCTATCGGTTGCACGATGCTTTCGGTGATAAAGACAAAGCATTGGCTGAACTCGAAGCCGTGGTGCAGACCGATCCGCATGATGTCGAGCAGTTACGCCTGTTGGCTAGCGCTTATGAGGCACGAGATCAGTTTGACAAGGCCTCGACCTATTATGAAGCCGCCATTCAGCTCGGGGGAGGAGAAGGGGATGATTACCTTTATCTCGGGGAGTTGATGCTGCGCGCCCAACTCTTTGAAAAAGTGGTGCAGTTGTCTCAGCGCAGCATCAAGCTTTTCCCTGACCAAGCCATGTTTCATGTGCAGGCGGCCTTAGCGCTACGTTCCCTTCAGCAATGGGACAAGGCGATACAATCCTTCGAGAAGGCTGATAGCCTCGCTTCCAACAGCCAGGGCGAGCTCATCAATCATCGCTTCTACTTTCAGTATGGCATGACTCTCGAGCGCGGAGGCCGTCACGAAGACGCGGGCAAGATCTTTGAGAAATCCATCACGTTGACGCCCAAAGATGATGTCGAAGCCGCGGCCAATACGATGAACTATCTCGGCTACATGTGGCTGGAGCTGGACCGTCATCTGGAAAAAGCAGGCGAGTTGATTCGGCATGCCAATGACCTCATGCCTGATAATCCTGCGTATGTGGATAGTCTTGGCTGGTGGCTTTACAAGACAGGTCAATATCCACGTGCTTTGACGGAGTTGCAGCGGGCAGTGGGATTGATCAAAGAACTCCAGCCTGAGGATGCTGAAATCATTGAACACATCGGCCAAGTGTATCTGAAAATGCATGAGCCGACCAAGGCACGTGAATACTTTGAAAAAGCCCGTGATCTTCAGCCTGCTGATGAAAAAGTACGCTCTCGAATTGAGGACGGCCTCAAAGCGACTGAGTGA
- a CDS encoding AURKAIP1/COX24 domain-containing protein, producing MGSLKKRRKTKINKHKRKKRMRANRHKKRLRYKS from the coding sequence ATGGGATCGCTGAAAAAGCGCAGAAAGACTAAAATCAATAAGCACAAGCGTAAGAAGCGCATGCGTGCGAACCGCCACAAGAAGCGTTTGCGCTATAAGTCCTAA
- the hisG gene encoding ATP phosphoribosyltransferase translates to MESEPPKNILRLGLPSGSLQEPTLELFKRAGFNIVVSSRSYRPAVDDPELELRLLRAQEMGRYVDHGFLDCGITGKDWIEENKAVVEVLAEFNYSRATKQPTRWVLVVPENSPIQSVKDLEGKRIATEAVGLTQEYLKKNGVKAEVEFSWGATEVKVPELVDAIVDITETGSSLRANKLRIVDTLTVSYPQFVSSKAAYQDEWKRKKMETLVMLLRGALEAREKVGLKMNVPASVLAEVLKVLPSERSPTISQLANTDWVAVETVIAETVVREIIPQLKSLGAEGIVEYPLNKVIP, encoded by the coding sequence ATGGAATCTGAACCGCCAAAAAATATTCTGCGCCTCGGCCTGCCAAGTGGCAGTCTGCAGGAGCCGACGCTTGAGCTCTTCAAGCGGGCGGGGTTCAACATCGTTGTTTCCTCCCGCTCCTATCGTCCTGCCGTGGATGATCCTGAACTGGAACTGCGCCTGCTGCGCGCTCAAGAAATGGGCCGATATGTCGATCATGGATTCCTCGACTGCGGAATCACAGGCAAAGACTGGATCGAGGAAAACAAAGCCGTCGTTGAAGTCTTGGCTGAGTTTAACTACAGCCGCGCAACTAAGCAGCCCACTCGCTGGGTACTCGTCGTTCCAGAGAATTCCCCCATTCAGTCCGTCAAAGACTTGGAAGGTAAGCGGATCGCTACGGAGGCCGTTGGTCTTACGCAGGAGTATCTGAAGAAAAACGGAGTGAAGGCTGAGGTGGAATTCAGTTGGGGTGCCACCGAAGTGAAGGTGCCTGAACTGGTGGATGCCATCGTGGATATCACCGAAACCGGGAGTTCCCTGCGGGCCAATAAGCTGCGCATTGTGGATACGCTCACGGTCAGCTATCCGCAGTTTGTTTCCAGTAAGGCCGCTTACCAGGATGAATGGAAGCGGAAGAAAATGGAGACTCTGGTGATGCTGCTTCGCGGCGCACTTGAGGCTCGCGAAAAAGTCGGACTCAAAATGAACGTGCCCGCCTCTGTGCTGGCTGAAGTTTTGAAGGTGCTCCCTTCGGAGCGCTCACCTACCATTTCCCAGCTCGCCAACACGGACTGGGTTGCCGTTGAGACGGTGATTGCGGAAACCGTCGTGCGGGAGATCATCCCGCAACTCAAATCTCTCGGTGCCGAGGGCATCGTGGAATACCCGCTGAACAAAGTCATCCCTTAA
- a CDS encoding sulfatase, translated as MKHLALFLSLAAAACLHAAQPNVMVFLVDDMGVMDTSLPFLTDAEGKPQRYPLNGWYRTPNMERLAERGIRFNQFCAMSVCSPTRISIMTGQNAARHHTTNWINPDRDNAGPQGPPEWNWKGLKTGDVTLPALMKAKGYKTIHVGKGHFGPRDSDGADPLNIGFDVNVAGGPIGAPASYYGTEGFGWLKVNKAKAKGNGDKKGNAVPGLEKYHGQDIFLSEALTLEAKAQVAEAVKEEKPFFLYFAHYAVHAPFNSDPRFAEHYKNSDKSEQAQAFATLVEGMDKSLGDMMDHLEKLGIAENTLILFLGDNGSDAPLGDQHAVACAAPLRGKKGSHYEGGMRVPFIAAWAKPDASQSCQKQLPIKGNGIQDQQAAVIDIFPTVLKLAGQEIPASYTVDGRSLDQLLTGAHDDSRPEAFLMHYPHSPHRTDYFTSYREGEWKVVYHYFPTEVSEGSHYQLFHLSEDPFEQKNLAAAEPQVLKRMMLSLDEALIKHQALFPLEKGTMTPLKPVIP; from the coding sequence ATGAAACATCTCGCTCTCTTTTTGTCCTTGGCTGCGGCTGCATGCCTTCACGCGGCTCAACCCAATGTGATGGTTTTTTTAGTCGATGACATGGGCGTCATGGATACCTCCCTGCCATTCCTCACGGATGCTGAAGGAAAGCCCCAGCGCTACCCGCTGAATGGCTGGTATCGTACGCCGAATATGGAGCGATTGGCTGAACGTGGGATTCGGTTTAACCAATTTTGCGCCATGAGTGTGTGTTCGCCGACGCGCATTTCCATCATGACGGGGCAAAATGCCGCCCGACATCACACCACGAATTGGATCAACCCCGATAGAGACAATGCAGGCCCTCAAGGACCGCCTGAGTGGAATTGGAAAGGCTTGAAAACGGGTGACGTGACGCTTCCTGCCCTGATGAAGGCCAAGGGTTATAAGACCATCCACGTGGGGAAAGGCCATTTTGGTCCCAGGGATTCGGATGGTGCTGATCCGCTGAATATCGGATTTGATGTGAATGTGGCAGGGGGGCCGATCGGTGCGCCGGCCAGCTATTATGGCACGGAAGGCTTTGGCTGGCTGAAAGTGAATAAAGCTAAGGCTAAAGGTAACGGTGACAAGAAAGGTAATGCGGTGCCTGGATTAGAGAAATACCACGGTCAGGACATCTTTTTGAGCGAAGCCTTAACTCTGGAAGCCAAGGCTCAGGTGGCTGAAGCGGTGAAGGAGGAGAAGCCCTTTTTCCTTTATTTTGCCCATTATGCGGTGCATGCCCCCTTCAATTCCGATCCCCGGTTTGCTGAGCATTACAAAAACTCGGATAAGTCCGAGCAAGCCCAGGCCTTCGCTACCCTGGTCGAAGGAATGGATAAGTCCCTCGGCGACATGATGGACCACCTCGAAAAACTGGGCATCGCAGAGAATACCCTGATCCTCTTCCTTGGAGATAATGGATCGGATGCGCCTTTAGGCGACCAGCACGCTGTGGCCTGTGCCGCGCCGCTGCGGGGTAAAAAAGGCTCCCATTATGAGGGCGGCATGCGGGTCCCATTCATCGCAGCTTGGGCGAAACCGGATGCGAGCCAATCGTGCCAGAAGCAGTTGCCGATCAAGGGCAATGGAATCCAGGATCAACAGGCAGCGGTGATTGACATATTTCCCACCGTTTTGAAGCTCGCGGGGCAGGAAATCCCCGCTAGCTACACCGTCGACGGTCGTTCTTTGGATCAGCTTCTGACGGGTGCCCATGACGACTCAAGGCCGGAAGCGTTTTTGATGCACTACCCTCACTCCCCACACCGAACAGACTATTTTACGTCCTACCGGGAAGGCGAGTGGAAGGTGGTTTATCATTATTTCCCCACCGAAGTTTCAGAGGGTTCTCATTATCAGCTGTTCCATTTGAGCGAAGACCCCTTTGAACAAAAGAATCTGGCCGCGGCTGAACCACAGGTACTGAAGCGGATGATGCTGTCCTTGGATGAGGCTCTGATCAAACACCAGGCTTTGTTTCCTTTGGAAAAAGGTACGATGACTCCGCTCAAACCCGTCATTCCCTGA